One Solanum pennellii chromosome 9, SPENNV200 DNA segment encodes these proteins:
- the LOC107029756 gene encoding CBL-interacting serine/threonine-protein kinase 7-like — translation MDVKQPQPPPFTVKIRRTTSSDGSGSGSIILGKYQLVRLLGRGSFAKVYLGRCLDDNTEVAVKVIDKSSTSIDASMEPRIIREVSAMRRLNHHPNILELFEVMATKTKIYFVMELAHGGELFTKLNRRGRFSESTARFYFHQLVSALHFCHQNGVAHRDIKPQNLLLDKEGHLKISDFGLSALPEQLQNGLLHTACGTPAYTAPEVVYRRGYDGAKADAWSCGVILFVFLAGSLPFDDSNLPNMVKAIHRREYKFPDWVSKSVQRIINRLLDPNPKTRYGIEELMNTPWFKKSSSMKPEQSTKQFGEGILDKESKQMESINAFDLISMCSGLDLSSIFEEELIKKEMRFTTNVEVNVIEEKVMNVGKNAGYRVEKRKNGGIGLVKGRSVLLVEILELAKELLLVEFKVVNGGSEFEDRQWEELKAGLKEVVVSW, via the coding sequence ATGGATGTAAAACAACCCCAACCACCTCCATTTACCGTCAAAATCAGAAGAACCACCAGTTCCGATGGTAGTGGATCTGGATCTATCATTCTTGGGAAATACCAATTGGTTCGTCTATTGGGTCGAGGTAGCTTTGCTAAAGTGTACCTTGGCCGTTGTTTAGACGATAACACTGAAGTTGCTGTTAAAGTTATAGATAAATCCAGTACTTCCATTGATGCTTCTATGGAGCCACGGATTATCCGTGAAGTCTCCGCCATGCGCCGCCTTAATCACCATCCGAATATCCTCGAACTTTTTGAAGTTATGGCGACGAAAACTAAGATCTATTTCGTTATGGAACTAGCTCACGGCGGTGAGCTTTTCACAAAGCTTAATCGTCGTGGCCGGTTTTCTGAATCCACCGCCAGGTTTTATTTCCATCAGCTTGTCTCTGCTTTACATTTCTGCCACCAAAACGGCGTTGCTCATCGTGATATCAAGCCACAAAATCTACTCCTAGACAAAGAGGGTCATCTCAAAATCTCCGATTTCGGACTCTCCGCCTTGCCCGAGCAGTTACAAAACGGTCTCCTTCATACCGCGTGTGGTACGCCGGCGTATACTGCTCCGGAGGTGGTTTACAGAAGAGGGTACGATGGTGCTAAGGCGGATGCTTGGTCATGTGGGGTTATTCTCTTTGTGTTCCTCGCCGGAAGCTTACCGTTCGATGATAGCAATTTGCCTAACATGGTTAAAGCTATACACCGGCGTGAATATAAGTTTCCCGATTGGGTTTCAAAGTCAGTTCAGAGGATAATTAACCGGCTGCTTGATCCTAATCCGAAAACGAGATACGGAATCGAAGAGCTCATGAACACTCCATGGTTTAAGAAATCATCGTCGATGAAACCAGAGCAAAGCACGAAGCAATTTGGTGAGGGGATTTTGGACAAGGAAAGCAAACAAATGGAGAGTATAAATGCATTTGATTTAATTTCAATGTGTTCAGGGTTGGATTTATCGTCGATATTTGAAGAAGAATTGATCAAGAAGGAGATGAGATTTACGACAAATGTAGAAGTTAACGTAATAGAAGAGAAGGTGATGAATGTTGGTAAAAATGCAGGATACAGAgtagagaaaaggaagaacGGTGGAATTGGGTTGGTGAAAGGGAGAAGTGTTTTGTTAGTTGAAATCTTGGAGTTGGCAAAGGAGTTGTTGTTGGTGGAGTTCAAAGTTGTTAATGGAGGATCAGAATTCGAGGATCGTCAATGGGAAGAACTGAAAGCTGGATTAAAAGAAGTAGTTGTTTCATGGTAG